The sequence AAGTGAAAATGTTGGCGTAAAATTGGCTACGGTCCGCTAGACGTCCCATTGTCGCGATCTCTCGATGCTCCGCGAATGGCGCGAATATCGACTCGCGAAATTGCGAGTCTTCGCGCGAGAGGAAGCcagacgtcgcacagtggtccggcagctcgctttttgtggccaaaactatcgtagcgttatttcaaggtttaatgttatgttattataattcattggattcgtcttgataccagttagaatattttatgaagtaaaaaatatattaaaaaaatctttatgaaaatcacgcttatattaaaatgcactaaaatggagaaaataatttttttaggcattagtgattataaataaaagcgtggagcgctaaactatattgacgtaatcttcgcggGCGCTCCaagctttttatttatattgaaaaagaattttttcaatatatGAAAGTTCGGCCACGAAAACGTGGTCTCCAGACCActgtcgcgacgcgacgcgtcagTTCAATGGAAACTAGAGTTTGTCTAAGTCGTCTCTAAAGTTGGAATCGCTAAAAAGTGGTCGtgttgtagaaataaattgatatTTCGGTTTTGCAAGGTGCAGCactttcaatttaattgttcgcgacgcgcgacgtcgaGAGCGAGATCGATCGACGTTCTTGCGAGGATCCGCAAATGTTTTTCCCGTTAACAGTGACACAATTTCACTCGATAGTAAGCTACTTTCCACAATAGATTAACGTGTCTGAAATAAGTACCTCGATGCAATTATGCTACGAGATTATAGAGAACGGAGGTTTGATGAAAATGCACTTGATACGACCTATTTAATTGAAGACCCAAACGCCGACCACTGTAATCAAAGGTTACGGCCACTTCCGAACTTTAAAAACGCTTTCGACGCTCGAATCACTGTTTAAATGAAGAAACTATTCCAATTTGCCAGGCAACCAATCAATATTATGAACAGCGAATACATTAATCCgtgaattattaatatttaccaTTTTTCCCCCGTCCAAAATGAAAAATGGCTACACTTACAATTTCACGGAGTGACTTATCAGTGCAATGTCGTCATTATTCCCAGAAATCGTCGTCAGCCGTGGTTCGAACACGTTCTTTTCGCGCTTTGTAACGCGATTCCCTTGTCGGGAATCAGAGTGTTGTAATTACATCGGTGTAACATTCAACGTGaacattttaaataatgatAGAACCGACTGCAAAGGACCCCGCCTCCCCTTTCAGCCCATGAAATTACACGTGGCGGGAAAACACGTGAGGGGGAAATTAAgtttttcgtttcgtttcgacgAAATTCGATCCTTGTCGGCGCggcgatttaatagaaaattgattgtttaATCGGAAAGCCGAGTCACTGGGAAGCGTGGAACTTGATTTCAGTGGTATTTGAATTAGTTAGAAGACGATACATATATGTTACGAAAAATACATCTAGAAGAAAGAGTAAGAAGAAACTTCTCTTGTCCctgaattgtttaaaaaaacatttaatGCCCGTTGCTAGCAAACCATTTCTTCCCCGATTGATGTCCTCCTTTGTTGCCATGCTTCTTCTGATGACGATGGTGACTGTCATGGCCTTCGGCGAGCTTGCGACCCTTCTGTGTCCGATGATGACGACCCTCTTGGTGCTTCTTCTTCTTGCCGTGATGATGCTGGAAGATTTGTTCCATTTGTATCATTTCAAGAGAggaattatgaaaatttatcgTTTCCCTTGACAAACCTCCTTATGTCCAGAATCCACATGTCCCATCTTCTGATGACCGCCTTTCTTCCCCTCGTGTTCATGATGAAATCCTCCGTGCTTCTCGTTCTCACCGTCCTCGTGGTACTCGTCATAAAAATCATGCTTCTTCTCGTACTCGTCCTGCGACAGCGAGGATAAACGGTTTCGATTAGCCGTGTAATCCttaattacaatattaattacAGGTGACTCTGATCGTTCAATACGAGGAAAATTAACTAGCCGCGTTCCCGTAAGTTTTACGCGAACTCGAAACTCTTGCTCTGTTGACAGATTCGATAAGGTCGTGGGCGACTCGAAGCGGACGGTCTCGACGATAATTGAACGACGTCGTAATTAATTAGTTCGCGGATTAATCCGATCGTTTGTGCGCGATGTGCATCGTAACTCTGGCTGACCGGAGAGAAGAATGTTTGAAAAtcagtcgaaaagttattactggactgcggaaaCTCGTAGATCTAAAATAAATGAAGATCGTGCTAGATTCAAAGCACACAAATAGTTACCGAAAACATTTATCCCaagaaaaacatcctgtaaacaggagccaagttcctatggccgtaaaaagttgtgagatcaaacgaaATACGGCCACGTTCGTtggcttagaaatacctcttgcaatactgaaaaaagcgtttgtaaaaattagtttaaaagaacgctatttaatttttaaagagttacatggagggctaaattattcagacttggccgctacctaacaccttctatggccattggtttaaaaagtaacggccaagtttgaataatttagccatGCATGTAaccctttaaaaattaaatagcgttcttttaaactaatttttacaaacgctttttcagtattgcaagaggtattaaATCTAAGCTAaggaacttggccgtattttgtttgatctcacaactttttacagcCATAGGAACATGGCTCctatttacaggatgtttttcttggggtttcatcaatttttgttgaaatttcatcaattatcaagtaggtatcaaagaaaaaaatccttttctaatctgcaagacaaaattcaaattcaatgtatcgaagattaacactctgccggcgacgctCGGATCCGTTTGCCCCCCGCAGTTTCTTAGATCGATTGTTTTTTccatcagtatttgttgcgacaTCGAAGCTAATAgaacgtatacttatgtatgtgatgctgctatgttctatcgtaatgtttttctttcaatacaacccctttaagctgtaaaatttcaaactttaataattatattcctttcagtgtttgttatggtggacctatgtaccaaatttcaagcttataggtcaatgggaagtacccaataGGTTTTGataatctgtcagtcagtcagtcagtgacaaagcGATTTTTGAGATGCTATATCGCGGAACCAactaatgttttgtcaatattgaggcatttaacaagtgtacgaaattacatatcTCTATCTGCCTCTAGCGCGAGAACTTGGCAGGTGCActgccgtgcacctagataataTTTATCGTCAACGAACCTTTTTCGAAATACTATGCTCTCCCTTGGTGCTATATCCTTTTTGATGCTTCCCCTCTTCGTCGAATTTCGCAGCTTTCTCGCCCTTCTCGCCGTGATGACTTTCATCGTAATGATCGGCCTCTTCAtgtttctcctcctcctcccccgtCTTCTCGTCGTATTGTTGTTTATGATTCTCTTTGTCGTGGTGACCCTTCTCGCCCTTATCGAACTCGTGGAAGACCTTATAACCCTGTACCGAAAGAAATGCCATCTGTCAAATTACCATCACATGCTTCTGCAGTTCTTCACGGGtgttaaaaaattcgttttcaACACTCGACTGTAGAAAACTGGACTCTCGTGTGTTTAAAACACTCAAAgaattaaattgttatttacCCTCCACCGACATAGAAGAACCTGGGAAAATACGTGTTTCCGCAAAAATCACAGTTCATTCGCCAGCGCATTTCCATATCAGCATGAAATAGTCGTCGGGAGCCTGTATATCGTGCTTCAAAGAGTCCGCTGGTTCGCTAATGATTTCGCGAGGATCGCTATCGTGGAACCTACCCTTTACAACGGGGGTGGGGGAAATTCCATGAAAATATTGGAGGACTGCGCGATTTCAAAGCTGGCTCGCCGGTCGATTAACGAGTTCGCAAACGAATTAATTGCACCGGTCAAGCCTTTCCACCCCCCTCTATCCCTCGGGATAAAAGTGAAAAGCAATATGTGGAGTTTGTATGGTGTAGCAGAGAAAGAAGAACGACGGGGCACGGTGTCGTTACAAAGAATATGTCCCCGGCCGAAGAAAGAAATGTCGTTCGCAAGCTGCAAGCATGTCGTTCGCGGAGAACGACCGTATAATAAATAATCCCGGGCAGCCGTGGACACTAATATTACGGCCGGTAAAAAGGCGAGGAGTCGTCGAGGATCTTGACAATGACGAGCACGTGGACGAATCTAGGAATCTCGTATTTTATACCGTATACGCTTCAGAGATGGTCACGGTCTCTGGTTACACATAATATTTTCGGCGTAACAATTATATCAGTGTTgagctaatttaaatacatcgtcagactgcgaatttttatgcaattttcaatttctgtagACTTTTAAATGGGACCGAATCGTATCTTCATTGACAATAGCATTTATAGATCcataatgaataaaaattatactaaATCCTGTCcaatttgatactccagcattttttaaaTGCGAATAATACCACGTTCATCActgatactaatttctttctttaattgcACTGTACTTTGTAATTGTACTTCAATCGTAAaatcgaattacattgtaatttgagTAAGAGACCAGGATTCCAAGTTATtctaattgaattactttgtgATTATAATTCGTGAAGCAATTCGATTATAATTCAACGCAACTCTGAATTACACAATTATACCTTATCGCCCTTCTCTTCCTTCACGTCTTCATGGTCCTCGTGTAGTTCCATGCCACCGCCTTTCTCTTCGTGCTTGCCGccatctgtttcaattaattaCAGATAAGACCACGCACCTCCAATCACAAATCATTTAACGGTGTTCAAATCAGAAACTAGGTGAATTTCTTGATTCACAAGCTTGCGTTTCAATACCTGCGTGCTCGTTCGCAGCAACCTCGCTGTCCTTCGTCAACCGGAAGTCGTCCTGTATCCTCTCCACCCTCTCAGCAACCGAGTTACCGTACAAAATCGTCAGAAGAAGAAACGGAGCAGCAATATTGAACAACGCCATACTGACTGACTAAATCGTACTATAGGAATTTCAGGAACTCCGAGATAACCGGAAGTTCGCAGAAGACGCGACACTTGGCACTGAACACCGCGTAGGATCGCAGCGGAGATTTATCGGCTTCGTAGTTCCTTTTCTTTCCGCTCCGTGTCCGATGATCACGTTTTTCCTTTGTCCCGAAGAAAGTTTCCGCTTCCGACCGATCAGAAGAAGAGCGGAAAAGGACGCTTCTTTGCGTTTCAGCTGTCACGGACGCTTCCACTTTCACTCGATCCGCTCTTTGCTCGggcaatattaatatttactcgACCAAACACGTCTTCTTCTCGTGGATTTGAACTAGCATCTTTTTTCTGCTCGGCGAAGCATCGTTTCCAAATGTTCCTTCCAAAGCATCTGTTTTAGATCGATACCATTCATCGAGGAATTCGATATGTTATCAGAGGAAAGTGTAAAATTAAAAGTAATAGATACAGAGGTAGAAGTTTAATGTAATGTTTGATTGGTTACGCGTGAACGAAGAATAACGTTTCCTCTGTTAATCGAACATCCTGTAACTTTAATCGTATCTGTTGCCTTTCCAACATTTCTATCCACTCGTTCCGTCGGTTTTCAAAGTTTTCTTCGTCTTTGACGCTTCTTCCTCCGTGTTGTTTCtacactccgggacgaaaagatagcacactttgaaattaatgtcaACTAGAAATTCAAGgtttttatacacatatttcttaacgtatatgaatgaaatgaaacgaggcttcattaacttatctatttttattgaatgaagtagaatcattaacgaaatatagaggtacaaaatgatagcacacttaacgaaagaatataacagaattaatcgatacaaatcaatgctcaatattttgcAGGACCCCCCCTTTACAGCTAACGACTTTAatcattcggtttggtaaacatttatacaatttttt is a genomic window of Lasioglossum baleicum chromosome 14, iyLasBale1, whole genome shotgun sequence containing:
- the LOC143215593 gene encoding uncharacterized protein LOC143215593; translated protein: MALFNIAAPFLLLTILYGNSVAERVERIQDDFRLTKDSEVAANEHADGGKHEEKGGGMELHEDHEDVKEEKGDKGYKVFHEFDKGEKGHHDKENHKQQYDEKTGEEEEKHEEADHYDESHHGEKGEKAAKFDEEGKHQKGYSTKGEHSISKKDEYEKKHDFYDEYHEDGENEKHGGFHHEHEGKKGGHQKMGHVDSGHKEHHHGKKKKHQEGRHHRTQKGRKLAEGHDSHHRHQKKHGNKGGHQSGKKWFASNGH